The Gadus morhua chromosome 10, gadMor3.0, whole genome shotgun sequence genome segment atagcgcgtattgcgcgtaaatatacgctctatacgcgcgtaaaatgttgcttaatacgcgaaatacgcgtaatacgcgtaatacgcgcctaaaccaatggttccctatggagaaaatggcgatttcatacgcgaagtacgcgagatacgcgtctggtgtggccgcacctttagccCTTAGCCCATTTTCTTGAATCGgtgttaaggtgcggccacaccagacgcgtatctcgcgtacttcgcgtatgaaatcgccattttctccatagggaaccattggtttaggcgcgtattacgcgtattacgcgtattacgcgtatttcgcgtattaagcaacattttacgcgcgtatagcgcgtatatttacgcgcaatacgcgctatacgcgctatacgcgcgtatatcgcgtatatcgcgtacatttcaaaagagttcaaaaaattgaactttttacgcgaagtacgcgagatacgcgtctgacgagacacgcattgcccaatcagcgttgagcttgacccgacgtcactggcagagagtagtgagcttggacagaagcatacggccgacatcttccttttttctgtgtggaaatagtaacatagttacgccattaaatgcgtttatggaaacatttttagcgagaaatgtgcattttactttcgtaatgttcgctcggtgaatgtgaaggatgtttggtttgatagttatgaggaagagggaacgctccgttcacttgcatggacatggactcatctaggcgagtgacgtaggcgcgtatagcgcgtattgcgcgtattgcgcgtatgcgaccatttttgacacaaaatggtcaagcaacattttacgagcgtatctcgcgtaaaaagtacgcgagatacgcgtctggtgtggccgcacctttagacCTGTTTGTACGTTCTGGGCTTCTGCAGAACCATGTTGGTGCAACATGGCAGCAGGTGGCCACGTGGATATAAAAGGCTCAAACTAAGGTAACTAATAACACAATGATTCCTATTTTCATTGGGATAATATACTAATTAAACATACTTATGAGTGTTATATTATATTTCTGCCCAGTCCGTTCCGATAGATGGCACTCAATTGTACACTGGACCTTTAAACAGACAGTGTAATCCGCGTCAGACGTTCTTCGTTTTGTTGATAATGTTTGAAAGCCACTGTTATCAACAAAACTTCGTTACCCATACTGCATCGGGACAGTGTGAGTACGGAAACGGGAAAGTTTCGTACTGGGGATAAAGTTTTTACAGCCTTGTTGTGTTTATGTTGCCCTCAAAGTAACTTTTTGACGTCTGTCTGGCTCATATGCTTTCGTGTTGACATCCTCTGTTTCAAAAAACTGAAGGTAAATATTGTTGATATGTTTACATTTTAAGAAGGATATGGTCTGCTTCTAATATTTATGCGTTATAATATTGCCACGCATTCGCTTCACCAGCTAACTGGCTAAAGGATTAGCAAAGCTCAGCAGCTAGCTGTGTTGTGGGTTTATGGTTTCAGACCGCCTGACGTAGAAAATATGTCGTTGTAGATTGAGAGAAGGTTTTTTGCTTAGAAAGACGagttaaaatacattttatgtcTGGGTGTTTCAAGATGGACGTCTGAAAGCCAGTCTGGCTAGGATTGTTTTGAAAGCTTCAGGCGAACCTCCCAGCCATGTATTGCTCATATTTAACAGTCAACTTGGTACTTTTTGCAAAAGTTTAACGGACATCGGTAAACTATATTAACATTTGTAAGGATTACAGTTTCTTACGGGCTGAAGCTAGCTTTAGACATGTTTTTAAATGAGTAGTCATTACTAATCCGATACCTTCAGAGCTTGAACAATGCTTCAGGTGTAACTTTGAGGTTTATGTAAAGACGGTACATTCATTGCTATAAAATGAATGGCATGTCTAGTACTATGTACCACACCTAAAGTCGAACAACcatctggtaaaaaaaaaagcactggtCCGTAAGAATATGAGAGTATGAATCAGAATAAgcaaatataaataatgaagaaagaagaaaagaataGCAAAGGCCACCACTTTTATTAGCAACTGTGTTGCTAATAAGCTATGGGTGATTTTGTGTCATGCAAACACCTCCCCTCCTAGAAACGTTTTACAGAGCCACAATGAAATGTATTGAACTCTAAAAGGAGGTCTGTTTATGGGTTGGAATATTTTCTATCCTCTAGCCAAATGGGAATACAGTGTAACAGCCATGCAACCACTCTGTAGTTGTTACACAGAGCCAAACATTGTCTCATGTAAAATGATTTCTTATCATGGGATTTCTCTGCTGTTGGCtccccaatgtgtgtgtgtgtgtgtgtgtgtgtgagcggcaTGTGAGTGTCATTCACAAACGTTTCATGTTTGACATCCACAGAGTGCTGCACTGCTAACCATGGTCCCTGGTCCAGTTCAAATCGTAACTGTGTGCAAGGAGGACCACTCCTTTGCGTTGGACACTGAGGCTTTGGGACGGATCCTTCTCGCCCCGGAGATCCGAGACAAACATGTCGTTGTTCTGTCGGTCGCCGGAGCCTTCCGGAAGGGGAAGAGTTTCCTGCTGGACTTCATGCTGCGCTACATGTATAGGACGGTACGTTTCTTCGTGGTCCCCCTGCAATGCAAATATTTTAAATGCTTATCCTGTTCTGCTACTATACCACTGAAGAATTACAAAGGGCATATAAATctgtatttaaatgtatttatttgcatATTTTGAAGAGGCACCTGTAGTTGAATAAACATTTGAAGAGACTAGTGGAAGTAAGGTCGATTTTGACAGTGCTCAACAATAAAGATTGCCCGATGGCCCGGGACAACTAAAACGCCAGGTCGGGCAAGTAACTATGACAACCCGCTTGCCCGCTTGGGCAAGTGAAGGATTAAAAGCATCCTTATAAAGTTATCCTTATGTTGCCCCCTCCCCTTGCCCACATCGGATAATGCTTGGTGAATTATTGGACTTAGGCCTACTTACTATCATTTTACTTGAGTCTTTGTTGTTATTTGATAACCACTAATAAAAAAACTATTTATATAGGGGCCAGTAAAAATGGACTTTGGGCAAGTAGAATTCAGACCCACTGGCCCGACCGGGCAAGTGGAAGAAAAACCTTAGCATTGAGCCCTGCATCCAACTGAAAAACCCCACCCttcctccacccttcctccaAAGCCACTCCTCTAGAACACATTACCATCTCGCTTGCTTACGCAATAGCACTGCCTACTCTTTCAATGAGTAATGAGTGGTCTGTGATAGCCACAGATatctgttttttttggttttgtcagagcatttgatttattgatcgGAGATGAGATCtaaagagaatttcaacaaataataacaaaaatgcCTGTAAAATAAATCCCCTGCCTTACCTTTTAAATATACatgattgttttctttttagtgAGGTCACCACAGTCAAccagtataaatatatattattctgAGGTCACTTAGTAACTTATATAGGATAATAGAAAGATTTGAAAGATTGTTTGAAGAGGTCTCCTTGGATAAAGAAATCGGTGAGTATGACTAAAggtaaaatgtattaaaaaaaaaatctttctcaGTCGGATGAAAACTGGCTTGGAGGGGATGAAGAGCCCCTGACTGGATTCTCCTGGAGGGGGGGCTCAGAACCAGAGACCACCGGCATTCAACTCTGGAGTGAGGTCTTTCTTGTCCAGAAGAGTGATGGAACAGAGGTACGTCAACTAGAGCCCGACGATAAAGGATTCTTAaagccgataccgatacaaatatttggtgatttaaaaatccAATATAGCGGCCGATTTATAGGTTTAAAAAAGGAATTCCAGAAACGCGTtgcaaaacaaacagatttccctaacaCTGGTTATTTGTAGTAATTTATGAGTCCtcactaaaataataaggtaagtcagtttaaaaataaacttttattttattgttttattgtcagAAGAGAAAAAGTACGGAACCCGTAAAGGGACATGGGGTATTCTTTTTTGGAACATTTCacgtgagcacgagaaagtaggCCCATCTcgtacgcgcgtgtgtgtgtgtgggtggacgagcgaggagagcgagcgctAGTGTGCGTGTCAGTTAATGAAGTAATGAACGAGTCAGCTTGTGTGTAAGAAAGATTAAAGTAGGTTTAAATCTACTTATTGGAAAATCTTTccaatattttgtttatttccaaTAGCCTAGGCCAGAGTCCTGCACGGGTCCACAGTTTGAGAGCCGCACCCGCAAAGTTCAGCACCAGATGCGACCCGTCACCCGTGATAATATCAAAATGAAATCCGCACCCGCTAATATTTGGCCCGTTACCCGACCCGTGCCCGCGATAAATCACACAAAAGCTAAAATCATTAAAATAtatgtgctttatttttaacTTGCACTATTGGAGCACGTATGGCAAGTattcctgctgtcggctcccagaccgtagtcgaggagcacaggggagacgtttgctccagggccgatgctctGTCTGGGGACACACCCTtcatttgaccggcagtgggtctgcttataggtcggaatatcGTTGGAATGTAGCAGCCACCGATTCTTGataggctgggtactttattcttctATCATCACAACCAGACTCGTTCATTACTTCGCTAAAAggacacgcacacttacactcactctcctcgctcgtccactcactcgctgacgtcacacacacgcacgcgcgcacgcacgcgcgcgcgcgcacgcacaagTTAtgattaataaaatgtatagaaatacaaacttaagatataaaaatgcctaatatcggcccgccgataaatcggtcgggctctaacgTAAACTTGTGCACCTGGTGCGACGGCTTAACAATCAggaatgtttttatatttttagcAAATAGCTTTTTACGAAATAACATCTGTAAGTGATGGAGAAGACAAATAGATATTTATCTTATTTAGTTATCAGGTGGGAAATGACTTTTTTGCAGCACGGCAAACAATAAACTCACGATAGAGAGAAACCCAGTGAACATagttcaaataataataatacactcATTCTAAAAAAGTCCAGAAGTTTCTAGAGGGCTGGCGTTAAAAAGGTAAAAAGAAAAGGCGCTCGACTCATTGGAAAGTCGGACGGCAGCGTGCCGGAAGGACCTCGATGTGGCTCTGTGGGACAGCGAGGCAGAATGAGGCCCTTGCTCCTCTGCCTGCCCTTGGTGTGGTGGAGCGGATGAGCGGCGTTGTCCATAATGCCCAGCAATTTGGTCCCCATCCTCCTCGCTGCAATCACTCTCACCATGTGAAAGCCAGCCGGCCGGCCGTGCTTTCTTAGCCAGTGGGTCGGTCCAGTTGGCACGCGATTTGAATGCTGCTGTACCAACACATAACCGCATAGAACATGTGCAGCATTGTCCTGCGCGCACTGAGGAACCCAAGCCTCTTTAATAAACACGAATGGTAAAATCTCCTGATACCACTTCctaaaatacgttttttttactGGGGGGGAAATCCAATCAACTTTGAGTGAGGTTTGTAATggacttattattattttttagcgcaatttttaatatttttctgCAGGTGGCTGTGTTGTTGATGGACACCCAGGGGGCTTTTGACAACCAATCGACTGTAAAGGATTGTGCCACCATTTTTGCCCTCAGCACCATGACCAGCTCAATGCAGGTAATTTTGTATATCAATCATGCTCAATGTAATGATGTTTGATTATTGAAAAAGTGAATGGGGCCGGAAGGAAGTACCGTTCTTTAATGTGCTGTTCCTCTAATGTGTCTTTTCAAGATCTACAATCTCTCCCAGAATATACAAGAAGATGATCTGCAGCAGCTTCAGGTTTGTGCAATTTAACCTAGTAAAAGGACAATGTTATTGTTTGAAATATAATTGTACTGGTAGAGTTCAAATTGAAATGTTAACATTTTGGTGGAGGAAATTGCCATTTTGTTTCCTTAGCCAGTTTTAGATGAGACAATGGATGCTATTCTAATTACTGTGCTTCAGTTCAGAGCGTAGGCAAATGATGACAGCCTGCATGCTAAATGTGTTAGCACAAAGCAAGACTGCATAAAGAAGTGGCTAGCCTAGCTCAGAGAGCAGAGTGCACCTTAACTCTAACTAACCTTATTTAAATAATTTCCCTATAACTAACTAAAATATGTGTCTATCCCTTACTTTTCAGAATTTAGTCTAAGGTCTACTTGTTATCCTTGCACTATGTTGACTCTGTTAGCATGgagtttgtgcatttgtgtatgctTAATTTTTTATTCCATACTCATACTAACTATTTTAGGAATGGAATTTGTCCAGTTCTTCTGGTCGCCTAAACTTTTACCTTGAAATGATTGCTCAATATTCATCCTCCCTTTAGGCGTTTCTTGATTAACCTGATGCAAATTGTGGGAAGAAGATCCAGTACAAGTAGACGTTGTGTTTTTTGTCAGTTACTCAACCACTCCTTTGTATCGTAGCCAATAAAATGTTGCACAGAATTTCTTTAGGGCAAGATGTGCATAACCTTATTCAGCTACAAGGCCACTCCATTTACACTGAACTGTCTTCTATTTTCTAACAACCGCTGCCTTATCTCTCCCATACAGCTGTTTACTGAGTATGGACGACTTGCCTTGGATGAAATCTTTCAGAAGCCCTTCCAGGTGCCAAAACTTCTTAACTTTGTCCCAAATGTTTTTAATAACTCCCAGTAATAGTAATCAGATTGATTAGATAACATTCAGATTAataccttttttaagtcatgaATCTGAATCTATGATGGATTTAGTTTCTTCCTATTTTACTAAGGCTATTCCCTCTTTCAACAGTCCTTAATGTTCCTAATCCGGGATTGGAGCTTTCCCTACGAATACAATTACGGGCTTAAAGGTGGCAAGGAATTCCTTGAGAAAAGATTACAGGTAACGTTTTTTTGCATTAGCAGTGAATTGAGCCATACGGAATATTTTGACCAGCTTTTTAGAAATATTATCATTTGGGTTTGAAGAACTATGTTATAAATTAAATATCATAAGTGTGTGAGAAGTGTGACCCTCTCGGACACGGCCATCAATGCTCCACAAATCCACACGTACATGGACATACCCTCTCGTTGTCGGCATCATTTGCCATCTTTTGCCAAATGAAAACGTGTTGCTGCATGTTCATTTTCTGAAAGAAATGCACGAGCCAACTAGTCCTGTGCGCACTATTCCGTGagcatgctaatgctagcaaGGTTAATAAGTCCCTGGTACATTTTGAGACGGACTTGTGATCGATTAAATGTGTCTTACCAAGTTATAGTTCCCTGGAGCAGACTTGTAATTGGTTGAACAATGGCAGCTCATTTGCTTAATCATATTTTCGCCTAAATCTGCCAATCGGCCAAACCATTTGAAATCAATCAAAATAATATAAGGTCGGGGAGTATTAAGGCGTATGTAGACAAAATTGTGGGTAAATTATTTTTCGCCATTATGGGTCCCAAATAaaaagtttctttttttttctaaaacgGGGTGTTACGGTTTGACCACAAGCAAACTTTTCTCCTTACTTCCAGTCTTCATATGCCTATTTAAATTGACAACTCCCCAGGTGTTCAGGTTTGGAGTGGTTGATTTTAGCGTATTTGCCCCATTCGCTCTCCATATTGATCACATTAGTGTGGCTTGCTTTGCAACCACAATAATGAGAAAAAAACAGGACATGATTTCGGAGCAGAGTAAAAGGTTCACAAACTGGTGGGGGTAGAATGGCAAAGGAACCTAGGATTTGACACCTATTTAGGTTGGCATCACTCTATTATTTAGTTCTAACACGATAGCGTTGGTTATTATGTTGAAGATCATCAAAGAGACGTTAAGACATATACCATTCTGGGTATACTGGCCCTTTTTTATCGTCTGTCGTCAACttgtttccttccttcctgcctgTCTTTCCTTTAGGTCAAGGATGCTCAGCACGAGGAGCTGCAGACCGTGAGGGAGCACATCCACTCCTGCTTCACCGACATCTCCTGCTTCCTGTTGCCCCATCCGGGCCTGAAAGTGGCCACCAGCCCTTCTTTCGAGGGCCAACTCTATGGTGAGCTCCTCACTCTTTGCTTATAATATGAGGAAGGGCCTACCATGCTCTGTGAAAATGTTAGATTATTGGTGTGATTGCTTGCAAGGCAGTATTCTTGTGGTATGCTGACGCTAGCACACATCAGCATGTTTGTCCAATGGCTTtacttaaaggagaaatccggtttaaaatggatctgggatatgtttaagaTGATAACGAGATGGGATGTTCATTTGGGAGCACAAAAGCGCATGTAAACGCATTCTTAAATAGGCtgttttagccgattctaccaaaacgctataaactgggAACCATGGGGGCATCTTGTCATGGTAAAAACAAAatcgttattttaaacaacttaaaaggctagaagtagcccgacacttctttgataGTATAATAtgggtcttaaaatataaaacgagtcattgagaactttgcaagtgtacagattgtttattaaaaagtacattttatacacacaataccatcagtagatcacccgtcgacgccattttgttttcaagactcgataagtagattgacgaacacagagattgtgacatccgtcagcaacacacaagctctgtgttcaccaatctacttatcgagtcttaaaaacaaaatggttcccagtttatagcgttttggtagaatcggctaaaacaGCCTATTTAAGAATGCGTTTACATGCGCTTGATCCAGTTATGCCATATAGAAGCATCTGCTATGCGAAATCGAACATGCAAAAATGCAGCCTCTAATACagtagtaataatagtaataatatacTTCATACAAGTATTAAGTATTATTCTTCCACTTATTATGATTGACATGTTTTGCTAGATGTGGCCCCAGAGTTTAAAGAGCAGCTGAGGAGCCTCATCCCTGCTCTGCTGCATCCCGACAACCTGGCCGACAAAGAGATCAATAGCAACAAGGTCACCTGCAGGGGCTTGCTGGAGTTCTTCAAGGTGATGGCCTCTCTCTCGTAGACCCGCTGCTCCATCTGAACCGGCATTCTCAGCGCTGACGTGGGGTGCTTCTTCTGTACTTGCAGGCATACATCAAGATTTACCAAGGAGAGGACTTGCCACATCCAAAGTCTATGCTACAGGTGGGTTTCAATTAACCCTTGTTTATGTTATCGGTTAAATTTATCATACAATTTACTGTTGCTCTGAAGCAACCAAGAAATGACAGGACGGGATTCTCCTGGGTAATTAAACTTTGCACAACTTGacaaaaaaagacaacagtACTGTGGGGCAACAGCGACTAGGCGGTACTGAAATAAGTTAATGCTTTGCCATTCCATCAGCATGGTCTGGGGTGACGTGCGTATACATCTGCCACCGTTTGAATAGGTTGGTGATTGATGGCTATGAACACAAACCATATCTGTGGTGTAGCTTTTAAAGGTCTACCGATGAAATGTACACATTTCCCTATTTGATCTCTTTAGTGGTAATGCTAGAAATTATTCAGAAAGTTCCCAAAAAATGTAAGATCTATTTCCTTTTTTCAATGAATACCCCCACATGTTGGAACTATGATTCAGGGTTCCATTAGATGACGTCAGATTTGGATCTTCCCAAATGAGACTCTGTGTCCTTTTCTAAAGGCGGAAAACAAATGCAACGTATTGTTATTACATTATAATCACCCAGTTTTATTaacgttattattattgttatatattAACTTAACATGACGCATGTCTTTTTATTACATTCTTGTTCCAAAGGCAACTGCGGAAGCCAACAACCTTGCAGCTGTGGCAACGGCCAAAGACCAATACTACAAGAACATGGAACGGGTGGGTCAGTCGTTGGAGAAGTGAAGAGTGGAATGAATTATGCTTGCTATTGCACAGTTTTTTGTGACATTATAAGAAATGAATTTAGCCATTATAAATGGGTTTTCTGTGGATGATTACCCATGAGGAGCTTTGGAAATGGTAGTTATCTGGAATAGAGTCTGTAATTCGAATTAATTCTAGTCagatatcaaaaaataaatggcTGATTCTTGGGCAAGCCTTTTGAACATTTAAGCTACTTCATTATGATCAAACTACCTTCTATAACTCTTAGGATTCCTATCTTATCGTACCTTTGTGCGCTTGCTTTAGGTGTAGGTACATCATAATGAATCTGACAACAGTTGATGGAGACACTCTCTAGGTGCCGCGAACTTTGTTTATAGACAAATTATTAATGTATCACAAGTCTGCCTCTAAAATAACATCCCTTATTTTGGAACCCGTCCAGAAAAAAGGAGCTGAATTCATATACGTCCAGTTACTGATTTTATATACGTCCTCAGTGTTgtcttctgattggttcataCAAGatatcgtccgggattttatcgGGTAAAACTGCATGCGTGAAAAAGGGCTTGATTGGGTCCGGGTGAGGCGTGTAACACCGATCTGTGCTCTGTGCCTCCGTCTCACTAGGTGTGTGGTGGAGACGTCCCTTACGTCAGCCAGGACTCCCTGGATGAGAAGCACAACTTCTTCTTCACCGAGGCGCtccactccttctcctccaccaagAAGATGGGCGGGACCGAGTTCTGTGAGCGCTACCTTCACCAGCTGGAGATAGAGCTTCAGGAAATGTTGCAGTCTTTCACCAAACACAACCAagtacataaaacacacacacacacacattcgtgcAGTTTTTGCGTTGCAGTGCATGTTCTTAtgaggttttttttgtgtgcaaaCAAAAGCAGGTAGTACCTTTCTAAAGGAAACATTAAAATCCTCTGTGAACGCTTCATCCAGTGTGTGCTTGTTGAGACTCCAAACAATGAGTTTCTtcatgtatgtattttttttcttctagtCAAAGAACCTGTTCAGTGCCTTCCGGACGCCCGCGGTGCTGTTTGTCCTGGTGTGCTTCCTGTACGTGCTGTCGGGCCTCCTGTTGTTTATCGGTCTCTCCACGATTGCCTTTACGTGTGACTGTCTGGTGGGACTGGCCATGGTCGCCATGCTCACCTGGGCCTTCATCCGCTACTCGGGCCAGTACCGGAGTGTTGGAGGCGCCATCGACCAGGCTGCAGGTGTCATCCTGGAGCAGGTAAAGGGCCTCAACAGTCTTGGTAGTGGTTGTGGCTGGGATTCAGGAAGTTGCAAGGGCTGTTTATCAGCACTgcacatatctatatattttcatAAAAGGCCACAACCCAAAGCAAAATTTGTGTTAACCTTTTGTCACCCAAACTTTTTTTATGTAACCATCTTAAACATTGGTTATAATTGTTTCAAATTGTTTGAAACAAATATAGCAAACCTTTTAATAGCGTTCTTCAATTATCCTGTGATTATCTTTGAACTATCCCCAATGGTATTCTAGATATCTGATGTCAATACTAGGTTTGTTCACAAGGGATTTGGCCACAGACTGGTTTAGAAGCCTCTATTTTTCTATGGTTAAGCCCCACCAACGTATAAAAGTTAATACTtgttttgcttctttttttccccAGGCCACCGTTGTGGTGAATAAATCAAGAGGAACCAATGTCGCTCCAAAGATGAAATCCAGCTAGAGGGTCTCCCAACCTTCATAGTCCTGATGCAACGCAAGCAgtgcacaatacacacacaaagcacaaagcacaacacacacacagcacaacacacacacagcacaacacacacacagcacttacATAGGCTTCTTCTTGCTTCCCCTGCAGGCAACCCCGCAGCAAAAACCTAAGTCCAGACTAGGTCATCACAGGGTGAAACTTTTGATGCTGGTTCACCAGCATCCCTTCATATGCACAATATTTTACTCTTGAGAAGTCCTATAAGGAAAGAGATCAAATTCCTGTTCAGTACAATAACTCACTGTTGTTGTGTTCCTTACTGCCGTTCTTgtacatgtttacattgttctTTACAGACAACCCTGTCTACGTACATCTTTCAGCACAAGCAGTGAGGGGTTTGGACCTTTCTATTGAATGCATGGGACCGTTGTTTGAGGACCATTGATGCAGAACAATTTGCTAGATCATGCTCACTTTATTTCCATACATACTCATTATTTTGTTGCTGTAGTTTCCAAGCTTGGTGGCCTTAAATGCATTCCAATCGCTTTCCATTATTTTGAAATGTTCGACTTAAATTCCATTTTCTACATTATTAACTTTTGAAATGGAAACAAAGCACTTTTGTATGTGTTTCGTATGCTGCTTtaactaaataaatatgcaAGTCTGAAATGGCTTTCATGTAAAATGGGTTGTTTTAAATCTGGGGACCCCAAAGATGAAAGCTTACATGCTAGACTTTCTTAAAGCTTTACAGTCAGCCAAAGAGCGTTTGGAACAGTATGCTTCTAAGCTACATATTCAGGAACTTCCTTTGTCTTTTactgtatacatttatattaataaaacaaaatactgTTCTAAGAAAAGGTCTTATCCATGTGTAATGCAAAaacaaaattgtatttgtttacttttatttaatAGCAATGTAAAATTCCTATTCCATAACTGAATATTTTGGAAGCTATCAGAAAAATTGTTTCATTCTTCAGAGATGCCGTTGTTTGAGTAATTTTTTAACAAACCTTTTGAACAAAGGATTGACACTAACTGATTAAGTGACGTTGACATATCAGTAACCTTATAAGATGGAGCAGTTCTCTTGATATTTCAATTGCATGTATCTATAATTTATCTTTAAGATATTCGTATCACATTAACATTCAAATAAATCTCTTCTATGCATGTTGGTAGATTTCTATCAGAGTAAATTGGCTGTATGtaatttattttcattataTATTTCACTATATATTTCATTATCAGTCATATAATCAATAATGTTAAATGAATTTGAATAGgtgttttaagaaaagaaaaaaagcaaattttatttttttcataccaGAATACGTCAACCAAATTTTCTCTCTACATATCCAATGCTTTTTGCATTCTAAAAGTAAATTCATCAATTAATGTTTCTATTGAAtgttatattttacaaaatgaTGGCCCAGGATTGAATTATTTAAAAGCTTTTATAAAATATTAAACCCAAAGGATTTTGCCTGCGTCtggtgttttttcatttttaactAGCTTAACTACCTTGACTTGGAAGAAATTAGTTGTGACAGGCCCGTTCTTCGGGTTGCATATGCCCCCGAagccataatttttttttccagaCAATTAGGAATTACTGTATTTAAAAAGAACACTCGCTTCCAGTATGTGAAATATAAATCATTATGTTTGGAGGGAAATTAGCGATACTGTTCATCATCCACTCCCTCTCAATATGTCTTATGGGGCCATGTTTCCATCACCCAGTACAGCAAGGTCGGCAATTTTTGGCTCAAGATAGGCCCATATCAACATACAT includes the following:
- the atl3 gene encoding atlastin-3, which produces KATVINKTSLPILHRDSVSTETGKFRTGDKVFTALLCLCCPQSNFLTSVWLICFRVDILCFKKLKSAALLTMVPGPVQIVTVCKEDHSFALDTEALGRILLAPEIRDKHVVVLSVAGAFRKGKSFLLDFMLRYMYRTSDENWLGGDEEPLTGFSWRGGSEPETTGIQLWSEVFLVQKSDGTEVAVLLMDTQGAFDNQSTVKDCATIFALSTMTSSMQIYNLSQNIQEDDLQQLQLFTEYGRLALDEIFQKPFQSLMFLIRDWSFPYEYNYGLKGGKEFLEKRLQVKDAQHEELQTVREHIHSCFTDISCFLLPHPGLKVATSPSFEGQLYDVAPEFKEQLRSLIPALLHPDNLADKEINSNKVTCRGLLEFFKAYIKIYQGEDLPHPKSMLQATAEANNLAAVATAKDQYYKNMERVCGGDVPYVSQDSLDEKHNFFFTEALHSFSSTKKMGGTEFCERYLHQLEIELQEMLQSFTKHNQSKNLFSAFRTPAVLFVLVCFLYVLSGLLLFIGLSTIAFTCDCLVGLAMVAMLTWAFIRYSGQYRSVGGAIDQAAGVILEQATVVVNKSRGTNVAPKMKSS